The window CAGCTGttggagaagagaaataaaaggTCTCATGTAGAAAGAGAGAACGTGAGATTGCAGAGCCAGATCGACATGTTAATCAGTTTGGTGTAGGAAAATGACGACGAAGAACCCTAGTTTCTGGATCTGATCGATCTTTTTTATGATCAACAAAGATCAGATGATATGTGTCTTTATACTgtcttttataaattgttttttttctttgtagagAATTCATGATATTATCACATAGATGGGTAAGTAAATATGTAATTACATTGGTTTGTAAATCAGGCATTACTCAATAATGATCACCTTATGTTGagaactttataaatatttgaaatttgatttataCTGAATTTTTGAAGTTTTCGCGGACCGAACCATGAAAAAATCAAGTCGAGTTTGGTTCGAAATAGGTAGAATCGAGACATGTTAGAATCGTTAACCCTGCCAACTTAAATTGTCAcccttaatatttttacaattgaaACTATACATATTCCTTGTACATTTAAAAGAAAGACTAAAGCAGAAAACAGTAGACCTATTATCTATACACAATTTATTAACGTCGATTTCAGAATCCTCTTAACAACCATTCAATTACTAGAACAAGTTTTCCCAACAACAAATTCAAGGTTATCTAGTTTGGTTCATCTTGGAATCCTCTGGAATGTTGAACAAGAACTATGGGAGAGAAGCAATTTTCGGGAGATTAACCAGCAGCTCACCAAGTGAATCTATTCTCGACATCTTTTGATCAGGTTTGGTCATATTCTTCTATTGCATGGTTGTCTATTACTGCATTATGATCAGAATTTGtcaattaatgaaatgaaaggaCACCAAAATAATTACTTTACAAACTATAATTAGTTGCACTCTACCTGATGAATTATGAGAAGGCCCATAATGTGGAAAACTTCCCATATGTCTAGAAGTGGACTGTGTTTCCCCTCCTTTGCAGGAGAAGTTTGAACATGAAGAAATTATGATCCACAGTTTCTCAAATCTAAATAGTTCTGGTTTGCCCATCCGTAAAATCTGTAAAAAATTGTACACATCGTTGTCATACAAATCAAAAGTTCACCAGCAGTAGTTCAAGAGCCATTCAAACACAAAACCGAACCAACAACAACAATTAAAAGAAGCAAGTTAATTACCACTAAATCCCCTTCATGTCTTGACTTATACTGCATCCAAACAAAACTAATGAAATACCCaccttaaaataataactaaatccAAAAAACCTCAATAGTTTATATACCTCCCAGAAACCAATCCTCAATAGAGAACCAGTAAAATTAGAAGCTTTCAGCTTCTTAGATGTAGAAGATACTGCAGCTTTTTGCTCCTCCTTAGTTAATGATTCAATCTTATTAATATTCCCTTGAGTAAGCCTCATCTGTATCAAATCCAGAAGCGAATGACTCTTCCTTAGCCGTAAACCCAATGGACTCGGTTCATCAAGAGGATTGTACTGAGATGAAGGCATTAGAAACCCACATGTTCCTAAACTTTTCTTCTGCAAATAAACAGTACCATGACGATTAACGATCAACAGAATCAATAATTCCTCATCAAAACGAATCGTTCTAGTCAACCCAATTCTCTAATTAAAGttagaaattgaaaaaacaaatgataaataaactaaatcgAGTAATCGAACCGAAAGAGAAGAGGGTTGCTTAGATCTCTTGCTGGGATGTCTGTATTCTTCGGGAAAAACATCGTCCACAATTTCCCGCTTCACTGGAGCCATTTTCCGGCGCTTTGTATTGAATTTCTGCTTGGAATTCATCAAGTGAACCATCTAAATTAATAGAATTTCGAATTAGTAAACGGTCAATTCAACTAGAATCTGAATCGATAGTAACCCTAGTGAGAAGTTCGTCGTCTTTCTCAAAGTAAATGAAAGAGCTTTACAAAAATGGCTAGATTTTCAATTGCCGctgaaaatacaaataaatttgacacgTGCCAGCGTGACGCACCCGCGTGACGCAACGCAACTGCGTGACGCAACCAACTAACCGAAGAGCCCATATACGGATCAACCTACCAAccaacctgcattcaacgaatcagggCGATTCAATGACGTTCTATAAacgaaatcaacacaaacaatcatatgtaaacgaaaacaacacaaaatataaacgaatataaCGAATATAGTGGAAATTTTATCTTTTGGCCGTCGTCGTTCGTCGTTGGAGCCGCAGTtctccgttggaagttcttcgCCGCTCTACGTCattgaatatagtggaatggtccACGGTGCCTCTTCGATTTGTTCTTCACCgatgaaaagaagagaaaatcttctCCGCCATTAGAGTTCACCGGCGGAGAAGAcatagatgagagagaaaatgaaaaaaaaattatgactttatagggtttagggtgcgtcacgcatctggagggtgcgtgacgcaggGGTATAATGatcattaaaaaatttgggggtcaccagcaCTATTAAAATTATGGGCCCGCACCATCGACTATTTGACCCCTCTTTAGGATCATTTACTCAAATTTAcctttcaaataacccaaagagaacaaggcctaagtTGGCCTAAGTtagtgataaaaataaaaaaaatgaaagtaagAAAGTACTACTAACCTCTTCTTCAAGAAAAGGATAGCATTCTATAATTCTATAGATAAATAGATAATTCTTTATACAAATAATCATATTGCGTATTTTTGcagcaaaaaatataaaaacacgcGTATTCGGTTTTCCATTTCCAGGTATTCGTCGCTGTCTTCTCCGCATCTTCCTTGATTGTGGCTGCTTGATAACGTCTTGACTCCGACCGAAAATCCATAGACTTTCCTTCGCTTTTTCCCGCCTCTCATCTCCATATTCAATCACCTCAAACAAGACGGATTCATATATTCTCGATTTGTTCAGACTTCAGATCGTTCATTCATCTTTTAATCTTCCAATCCTCTTGAAATTTCGCTGAAAATAAATGGTTTAACGAAACTCCGTTTCTTCTACTTTGACATTCTCCATCAAAACCTCGTGTTATCTACTTTCACGATTTCACAAGAATCAATGGCTGCATGTAAGCGTGTAATGGAATTGGGATTACGTGCTAATTTAATCAAATCCAGAGGTTTTCACGCTTCCAAGGtatctgctgctgctgctgccgtTTCCGCGGAGAAATTCCGATTTGATGGCTCGTCGATGTATTTAAGGAATTATTTGTCTTCTAATCGGTATGCTAACCGGTACGATTGTAGACATATATCTCAACTTGTTAAGCAGACCGGAAAGCGTTTGTTTCTAGTCGATACTTTGGCCTtggtaattatatatatgaattttaagaTGAATTTTAGGTTTAGGAGTTGTTGATTTGCTTATTGTTTTAGAGTTTTATTATTGTGATAGGTGAGAAGTTTGGAAGCTCAGGGAATACCTTCAAAACATGCTGAGGCTATAACAACTGCTATTACCGAAGTTCTAAATGATAGCTTGGAAAATGTGGCCGAGTCTTTTGTTACCAAAACAGATATGCAAAAGGCAAGCATTTGCTAtttcttttgtttgaattttatgtgTGTATTCTTGTATCTTGACCTATGTTTATTGTTGATTGTTTGATTAGTGGATTAGCGTTGTTGGTTCTAAACATTTTCCTTCATTCTTAATGTTTTTCAGTCAGAAATGCTTCAAGATGCAAATCTTGCAAAGTTCAAATCCGAAGTTCAGAATTCTCAGGTACTAATTTGTTGTATGTTGTTTTATATTAAGGTTGTTTGTTAATTGATTCTCTATCTTAGTTTTCTGTCTTTTTTCAAGTTCATTGTCTGATTATTTGAATTGTTTCATACCTTTTCAGTTTACCCATCTACCTGTTACATGATCACTCAATACAATAGTTGACAAATAGGTGTAACATTAGTAGTTGACAAATAGGTGTAACATTAGTAGTAGTTAACGTAACTTTCGTTATCAAATCATAATAAACGGCTGTATGAATGGCCAAGTTGGATGTATTTCAGCTTTTAGGATGTCCTAATACAGGTTTTGCATTCATCTAATTGAATAAGCAAATAAATGTCTGGCCAAAAGTTTTTCAATGATTTTTCACTCTCAGAAAAGGCTGGAATTTTTGGCAAATAGTATCAGATTCTAGTGCGGGATGTTTCATAACTTAACACTTGTAGGAGACTCAAAGAAGACTTAGATGTAGTCCtcataatcattttattattagtaaaaGGAAAGTCATGAATCTAGGGAGGCACAATTTATGGGAGTGCCTTCTTTTTCCTGACTCTTcactcttttttctttctttattggAGTTAAGTTTTTTAGAAGGTAATTGTATTATTTGTGATAAAAAGATGTTGGAGCACAAAGAGGCTACTCGCATGCCTCATCAGAATGAGAGTAACTAATGAACTGCTCTCATGCtcaaagaaaaacaaagaaaatacatCAAAATGTGTCTATCATCATGAACCAAAAGTCCAAAACACAAacagaaaaaaagaaagaattatTGATCATATGATTGATGATGTTAAAGACCTCCCAACCAGAGACGTTCCTACCCTATAAAATGATGAGAAAGAGGTGAAAAATAATCCTTTAATTCTATTTTGATTGAGTGTCATTCCTTCACCCCATATTGTCCACCAAAGGCGATCAGAATCATCCTCCATTCCTTTTCAAGTTTGGTTGTTTTCCCCAACCGATCCACTATTCCCAAAATTCTCCACTGTATGAACATTcaacaaaaaaccaaaaaacatAAACGCTAAGGTAACCAACAAGGATGGAGATTATGATCACGAATGAACAATTCAACCAAAGACACAAGAAACATTTTCCTGACTCTATTCATTCACTGTTAGAATAATCGTGTAAATCTAGGGACCGCCTTTTCTTCTCTAAGCAAATTGAAATCACCTTAAGTCCTACCAACTTGCCTTATGTCACGTGTTTTCATGAACTATTGATGTCTATCTGGAAAAATGAGTGTGTATGTCTCCAATAAGTAACCACAGCTTATTGGAGTTTAGCTGGCCATTACAGGGCTACGCACGAGTTTGTTGTGGAAAATGACATCTCTTATATAAAATTGGGTATTCGTGGAACTATAATAAGCTCAGTATTGTTCTATGGATGCAATCTATATCATTATTGTtatagaaaagaaataaaaaaaacaaattcacCTCCCTTGAGAAATGCACTCCTTAGTCCTTCCCTCGGTTTTGGTACATCTTGGATCTTCTCGATAGCGTAACAGTAGTAGGATATATTAGTAATATTACAGGGGTAATAAGATTATTAGTAGAGTAAAGGTTAGTAGCTAATAAATAGTAGAGTATGTAATATTTAGAGTAATGAATGAATTGTGCTGTTAAATCTGGATTATCTCTTTTTGATGCTTAGGCCATTCTTACActcacatatattttttctataggTTCTAGATATCTAGGCTGGTACTTAACAGATAGTGTAGGCAATTAGGGCTTTTGTGTTTGTTGGATGAGGGCTCTTGCCTTTTATTCTGGAAACAACGTAATCTTCCTTCTCTGCGATAAGTAACCTTTCCAGGCGTCCCCCACCATAATGACAACCTGAAATCGGAGAACTTTGCATGATAACACATcagaccttgtttgatgaagagTTGTTTGGATTTATTTAAGTAACCCCTTATCCAATTATCAGTTAAATCATCGACtaaaacactttttattttattttgtataacattttaaagtattaaatataaaggatattttagtcatttaactcaAAGAACCACAAaaaacccacatcaaacaagcttttaCGTTTTCCCTCAACATTGCTTAGTTATTCTGCCAATTCAGTCTGGTTTTCTCAGCGTGTGATTTTCTGTTCTATTCCAGACAGCCTCTACTGTCAATGCAATGACATTTTTAGAGCCAAAGAACAAATATTAGGTTTTGGTGTCGTTATTAGTTTGCTCTTATgcagtaaatatttttaacctgtTGATGAGAAGATGGAGGAGATTGCAGTCGTCACTGTAATTACCACTCATCTAAACCTTTGTGCATATCTTCTTTGTTTTCTAATTGAATCTATATGAGTTTTCTGAATCCAGTAACTTCTATTTGGAATAAGTGATGACAGTGCATCAACACTATAAAGACGATGATTGTAAACGTTAGACTGATTGGTAAATGATCATTTGGATAAGAACTGTGTGAATTGCATGTTTTGCAagctttatttaaaaatgagaatataaTCTCTTTTTTCTCATTCTCCTCCATGGAAGAttcttttatttgttattttttaatcatttttctttGGATTTATTAAGTGCTTGTTGGTGAAgggttatttagaaataatctGGGTCATTTAAAAATtgactaaaatataatttgtatttaatatttgaaaatgttatgaaaaataaattaagggtTCTCTAGTTTTGTTTTAGTCGATGATTTAAAtcatttgattgatgatgagataaaggtttatttgaaaataagaattGAAACCTACAATGTCTAAGCTTCCGACTTATGGTGCTTGAAAGCTACAAATTTATTGTTTCTTTCCAAACTAGATATATATTGACTAGCTATTATTGTCCGTTATCATGTATATGTTGTTGCAGGAGCATCATTTTTCAATGCTTCAACGCGAAACTGAAAAGCTTAAAAGTGATATAGATAAAATTCGTAGCGAGCTTAGGTAAGTTTTTGCTGTAATATCGGGTGGAGCTTTTTTGCCTCGTTTATGTCTACATGATCTGTCTTATTGAACTTCCAATTACAGGTACGAGATTGACAAAGTCACTGCAGGCCAGCGCTTGGACTTGAATCTTGAAAGAGGGTGAGAAACTAATGTCATGTTTGTCCATATTTCTTTAATTGGATTCCATTTGTATTTACCgccatttttttctttgatgGAATTGAACTCTACAGACGCATACGTGATGAACTTGCAAATCAGAATGCAGAAACAACAAACCTCACCAACAAACTTGACCGAGTAAGAATAATTACTTTCTTCCTCTTGCAATACCTTTAGCGTATTTTTATCAAGTGCCAAAAAACAATAGGATCCTTAGTCATTACTATTTGtttattttggttttctttATTCCTTTTAAAGGAAATTCATGGATTGAGGGCTCAATTGGAAGCCGCAAAGTATGAGGTAATCAAGTACTGCATAGGTACACTTGTGTCGATATCTGCGGTTGGCCTTGCAGTATTGCGAATCTTGTTATAGATTAAAACTCTCAATTGCCCGGAAATGCCAAAATAATTCTAATGTCATTTCTCTTTCAATTAACCCATTCATTCTTTGCATTTTTACATTGAATACTCCAAACTTGGTACCCTTGAATAGTACATTTACATGTGGGGGTGGAACAGTCACCAATGCTAGGTTAAATTTGGGGGTGGTTGATATTTGAAACAGGCTGATGTAAAGAAAGGGCTTTTGTTTATGTTGAATTTGTATGTTTGGATATTCTTATTCAAAGtctaactttaaatatttttaccttaTTTGTTGAATACTTGTGTCTATTTAGGAATATTTTGTATAAAGGCCAAacttattttgagaaaattaaatgggaagaatatatatatatatatatatatatatatatataaaaaatggagtttgagaaaaattattttgagaaaattaaatggaaagaatatatatatatatatatatatatataaaatggagTTTgaggaaaataataatttttctcttgcACGGTCATTCCCACTTCCCatcactatttatatatatatataaccaaatattcTCAATTCAAATAGATGTAGACTTTTAtcatgaaataataaaaataacattttaacctttctctctttcttcttatttttaaacCTAATTTTTATCCTTTCTTTCAATCTTCACCCACACTTAGGGGTTAGGGGTGAGTAAACGAGTttaacccgtattacccaattcatatttaatccaaattaaatttaccaaACCCATAATCCaactcatattatttattaatatgggtTGAGTTGGGTTGGGTATGAGTtaggtaacccaaattattatttttttatttttcatttaacatgtatttgactcatttaacacattttaattcatttaacacgttttgacattttaatacatttccatatttttcacgtttttggcattataacacgttttttacgttgacacgtttaacaaatttttgacatgttcaacacgtttaacacattttggactcatttaacacattttggactcatttaacacattttttcatgtttttggtatgtttaacacgattaacacgttttgacacgtttttcacgatgatgacacatttaacatattttgacatgtttttcacgtttttagcacgtttagcacgtttaacatgttttgacacgtttaacatgtttttcacgttttttacattcttaacacgtttaacacgttttaaacatttttaacatattttcacacgttttcacattttttccatttttggcatgtttaacacattttaacatatttttcacgtttttagcacgtttaacatgtttttcatgttttttacattcttgacacgtttaacacgtttttaacattttaaacacatttttacacgtttttcacattttggcacgtttaacatgttttgacacgtttaatacgtttttcacgtttttggcacgttttgacacgtttaacacgtttttgacatgtttaacatgtttttcacatttttaacacatttaatatattttttacacatttaatgtgtcaaatgtgaaaaacgtgttaaaagtggaaaaaatgtgaaaacgtgttaaatgtgccaaaaacgtgaaaatgtgttaaacatgttaaaaacgtgttaaacgtgtccaaaacatgttaaacgtgccaaaaacgtgttaaaacttgtcaaaacgtgttacgtgcaaaaaaacatgttaaacatgtccaaaatatgtttaatgtgcaaacacgtgttaaacgtgccaaaaacgtattaaacgtgcaaaaaacgtgaaaatgtacaaaaatgtgaaaaatgtgttaaatgtaccaaaacatgttaaatgtgctaaaaatatgttaaatgaactaaaaacgtgttaaacatgtcaaaaacgtgtaaacgtgccaaaaatgggaaaaacgtgttaacatgtgaaaaatgtgtcaaatatgtcaaaaacgtgaaaaacatgttaaacgtgtgaaaaacatgttaaacgcgtgaaaaacgtgttaaacatatcaaaaacgtattaaaatgtcaaaaatgtgttgaacgtgccaaaaacgtgaaaaccggttaaacttatcaaaaacgtgttaacgtgttaaatgtgccaaaacgtgttaaacttgtcaaaaacatgttaaacatattaaacatgttaaacgtgacacaaacgttaaaaacgtgttattagtgtgaaaacgtgttaaacatgtcaaaaacgtgttaaacgtgccaaaaacgtgaaacatgttaaacaagtgaaaacgtgttataagtgtgaaaacgtgttaaaaatattaaaaacgtgttaaacgtgtgaaaaacgtgttcgatttaaagttggaagatgattagtttatatttgattaataatagagaattaaattaaatttataaaatttgagtaatttgggtaaccctaacccaacccaaattaaatccaacccatactcaacccaacccatactcaagcTAACCCAAATTAACCAACccgaattaatattttgggtttgggtaaacccaaattatgctcacccctacccACACTGCAATCTTTTGAATCTTCGTGGACGATAATTTCAATCTTCACCGCGACGGTACGAATCTTTGTCCATTTACATCGTGACGTTCCAATCTTCTTTGCTAACGTTCCAATCTTCATTGCTAACCGTTACTATATTTGCCTACAAAGTACAAACTTGGCTAATATATGTATGTATCcccataatattttgtttatatttacgAATTGGATAAAATGTATCAAATTCTTTTTTGGAAAAcggcttagtgccatttcattaaaaaccctaaaagagggaaaatgagtttcaagaaacAAAGCTAGATAGACCTTAGCTTTGTTGAAAAAACTAAATGAGTTTTAAACAACTGAATTAcagaacaaaaaaaattgaattacaaataaatcatcaaacaagaactatcttcattaatcggaattcccctccatgtatgtatgagagcgttgctatcagaaacaatatcatcccaaacttttccttctgttctcttattcgtgttatgaattcttgtatttctttctctccaGGTATTGTAGACCAGGGctccaaagaagcatttgaaaacattcgcgtAAAAACTATCTCCCTTAGCCTTTTTCTTTACAAGCTCTATGATTTCGTTCCATGTACGTAGAAATTTAGTGATATTCATGTTCTGAGCAAAATTTATCCACAACTTGGATACAAATGCGCACTCCCCAAACAACAAGTGATTAATGCTTTCCTCTTTTTCTGTGCAAATTGGGCAATTGACATCTGGAATGTTCATATACTTCTTAAATCTGTCTCTTGTCGCCAATATTTTCCTGAATGTCAGCCAAAGAATGAATTGGTTTCGAGGTATACCTTTGAAGACCAGACTACTTTGTGCCAATTGACCATCACCTATTTTGTTCTAATTCCCATGCTTTTCCTGCCACAAACTTTCCATTCATAACAATATCCCAACTTTTTGTATCAATGTTTCcattgaattgtatattattgatcAAATTTAGAATTCTGACTCCTTTTGAAATACTCCTAAGAATAGAGTCGCATTTTCCCTTTTGAAGTAGATGAAGTAGGATTCATTTAAACCTAACAATATTTTAGATAGTATAATTCCAATGGGATTTTTATTTCCTCCCCTAAGGTGGTAAGCCACTTCTAGTATCTTTGAGGATGGTGGGTGGTTACCTGATAGGGCGAGGAGAAAGTGAGTCATCATGATCGTCATTGTGAGCAGGGAGGTACTAAAATTTAGTAAAATTTATCTGCTATGAGTGGCCAGCTCTATCCAACGTGGAAGGTCCATATATGTCCTTACAAGTATTTTGTCCACCGTGCTCTTTGTATACCCAAATTCCTCATGGATAAGGTGTCTGAGAGACATAGACTTCGTGAAGGGTTTGAGCCTTATAATGTTCTTGTTATTGATCATCATAATTGTTCTAAATTTTTCGATAGTCGGGCAAATCATGTGATCTCCTATGATAAAAGCCTTGTGTATTGGATCCCACTTTCGCTGCATCTCCATCATAAAATTATGCTGGATTTGTAAGTGAGTGTACTTGAAGGTGGTGTTTAGTCCGTAACCTCGGTAGTAACATTCCGTCTCATGAAAATGGTGGCTCCAAAGGaatatatcttaattttctATTAAAGTCATTCTGTGATTGTATAATCAAAGTTGACAAACATGCcatttttgattttaataaagaaaatatgcttagagatgtttatttatatctattatagATGTTTGCATGTATAATAACTAATCATGTATATGTTGACTTGTTGAGGTTCTATTGTTTGGGGACGTCAAACAAAGGTTGAGAAAAGTAACCAGGTTCTGTGTGCTAAGGTGTAATCGAGGTTTGGTTTGGAATTTTCCCCCACCAATGCCAAGGCCGCATCTTAACGGATGTATCAAAGATGAATGGGGGGATTGATTCCGGGTTCTCACGTTTTCCTCACGCCACATCTCTTGGTCACAAAACAA is drawn from Impatiens glandulifera chromosome 3, dImpGla2.1, whole genome shotgun sequence and contains these coding sequences:
- the LOC124933061 gene encoding protein FMP32, mitochondrial-like, whose product is MAACKRVMELGLRANLIKSRGFHASKVSAAAAAVSAEKFRFDGSSMYLRNYLSSNRYANRYDCRHISQLVKQTGKRLFLVDTLALVRSLEAQGIPSKHAEAITTAITEVLNDSLENVAESFVTKTDMQKSEMLQDANLAKFKSEVQNSQEHHFSMLQRETEKLKSDIDKIRSELRYEIDKVTAGQRLDLNLERGRIRDELANQNAETTNLTNKLDREIHGLRAQLEAAKYEVIKYCIGTLVSISAVGLAVLRILL